The Arachis hypogaea cultivar Tifrunner chromosome 19, arahy.Tifrunner.gnm2.J5K5, whole genome shotgun sequence genome has a window encoding:
- the LOC112775236 gene encoding protein TIC 20, chloroplastic: protein MIRNGCVASPQVCVPLNSRPWKGVMPCGSFLCCTSQFPAKIAVSNIQSSSSFGHSFECKSSLQRGMTFSNMSVASSLLSSRGHNPLFRTIPVLPKRCRSTTTVQASKDVPTSWRYPQMTKKPRWWWRTLACLPYLMPLHETWMYAETAYNLNPFLEYFEFLTYPFLEAIGMLPSWFLMAYFFVAYLGIVRRKEWPHFFRFHVVMGMLLEIALQVIGTVSRWMPLSVYWGKIGMHFWTGVSFAYLFTVLESIRCALAGMYADIPFICDAAYIQIPYD, encoded by the exons ATGATTCGAAATGGTTGTGTTGCATCCCCACAAGTGTGTGTTCCTTTGAATTCGAGGCCGTGGAAAGGTGTCATGCCTTGTGGCTCTTTCTTATGCTGTACTTCTCAGTTTCCTGCCAAGATTGCTGTTTCCAACATTCAGAGCTCTTCCTCTTTTGGACATAGTTTTGAGTGTAAATCCTCGTTGCAAAGAG GAATGACATTCTCGAACATGTCTGTTGCATCGAGCCTACTCTCAAGTAGGGGTCATAATCCTCTATTTCGCACAATCCCTGTGTTACCGAAACGATGCAGGTCTACTACAACCGTTCAAGCATCAAAGGACGTCCCAACTAGTTGGCGTTATCCACAAATGACCAAGAAACCAAGATGGTGGTGGAGAACATTAGCGTGCCTCCCTTACCTCATGCCTCTCCACGAGACATGGATGTACGCTGAGACAGCATACAATCTTAACCCCTTTTTGGAATACTTTGAGTTCTTGACATACCCTTTTCTGGAGGCTATTGGCATGCTGCCTAGCTGGTTTCTCATGGCATACTTCTTCGTCGCCTACCTTGGAATCGTGAGGAGAAAAGAATGGCCTCACTTCTTCAGATTCCATGTTGTGATGGGAATGCTGTTGGAGATTGCATTGCAGGTTATAGGAACTGTGAGTCGCTGGATGCCGCTATCGGTTTACTGGGGTAAAATTGGAATGCATTTCTGGACCGGCGTATCATTTGCTTATCTCTTCACCGTCTTGGAGTCCATAAGGTGCGCCCTCGCCGGAATGTATGCCGATATCCCCTTTATATGCGATGCAGCATATATCCAAATACCATATGACTAA
- the LOC112775234 gene encoding coatomer subunit beta'-2, translating to MPLRLEIKRKLAQRSERVKSVDLHPTEPWILASLYSGTVCIWNYQSQTMAKSFEVAELPVRSAKFIARKQWVVAGADDMHIRVYNYNTMDKVKIFEAHTDYIRCVAVHPNLPYVLSSSDDMLIKLWDWDKGWVCTQVFEGHSHYVMQVTFNPKDTNTFASASLDRTIKIWNLGSPDPNFTLDAHQKGVNCVDYFTGGDKPYLITGSDDHTAKVWDYQTKSCVQTLEGHTHNVSAVCFHPELPIIITGSEDGTVRIWHSTTYRLENTLNYGLERVWAIGYLKGSRRVVIGYDEGTIMVKLGREEPVASMDNSGKIIWAKHNEIQTVNIRSVGADTQIADGERLPLAVKELGTCDLYPQSLKHNPNGRFVVVCGDGEYIIYTALAWRNRSFGSALEFVWSSDGEYAVRESTSKIKIFSKNFQEKKSIRPTFSAERIFGGTVLAMCSNDFICFYDWAECRLIRRIDVNVKNLYWADSGDLVVIASDTSFYILKYNRDVVASYLDSKTAVDEQGVEDAFELLHEMNERVRTGIWVGDCFIYNNSSWRLNYCVGGEVTTMSHLDRPMYLLGYLASQSKVYLIDKEFNVMGYTLLLSLIEYKTLVMRGDLDRANEVLPSIPKEHHNSVARFLESRGMIEDALEVATDPDYRFDLAMQLGRLEVAKSIATEVHSESKWKQLGELAMSTGKLEMAEECLKHAMDLSGLLLLYSSLGDAEGISKLASLAKEQGKNNVAFLCLFTLGKLEDCLQLLIESNRIPEAALMARSYLPSKVSEIVAIWRKDLNKVSPKAAESLADPEEYPNLFDDWQVALAVESKAAETRGVYPPAEEYINHADKSHIPLVEAFRNMQIEEEEQPLENGESYHELAEQNEEEYTEEQNAEEGSQEEVVVDADSTDGAVLVNGTEAKEEYETPST from the exons ATG CCTCTCAGACTCGAAATCAAG CGAAAGCTTGCTCAAAGATCTGAGAGAGTGAAGTCTGTGGATCTACATCCTACAGAGCCATG GATTTTGGCAAGTTTATACAGTGGCACTGTCTGCATATGGAACTACCAATCTCAG ACCATGGCTAAGTCTTTTGAGGTAGCTGAATTACCAG TTAGGTCGGCCAAGTTTATTGCACGTAAACAGTGGGTTGTTGCCGGAGCAGATGATATGCATATTCGTGTATATAATTACAACACAATGGATAAGGTTAAAATATTTGAGGCACACACAGATTACATTAGGTGTGTGGCAGTACATCCTAACCTTCCTTATGTGCTTTCATCATCTGATGATATGCTCATAAAGCTTTGGGATTGGGACAAGGGCTGGGTTTGTACCCAGGTATTTGAGGGGCATTCTCATTATGTCATGCAAGTGACATTTAACCCTAAAGATACCAACACCTTCGCAAGTGCCTCTCTTGATCGCACCATAAAG ATTTGGAATCTTGGCTCTCCAGACCCTAATTTTACATTGGATGCTCATCAGAAAGGAGTGAATTGTGTTGATTACTTTACAGGTGGTGACAAACCTTACCTAATAACTGGATCTGATGATCACACTGCAAAG GTATGGGATTATCAGACTAAAAGTTGTGTCCAGACTTTGGAGGGTCACACACACAATGTATCTGCTGTATGCTTTCATCCTGAGCTCCCTATAATTATTACTGGTTCTGAGGATGGTACAGTACGAATATGGCATTCCACAACGTATAG ACTTGAGAATACATTGAACTATGGTCTTGAAAGAGTTTGGGCTATTGGATACCTCAAGGGTTCACGTCG GGTTGTGATTGGATACGATGAAGGTACTATTATGGTCAAACTTGGTCGAGAAGAACCAGTGGCCAGCATGGATAACAGCGGGAAGATTATTTGGGCTAAGCATAATGAAATTCAGACTGTCAATATAAGAAGTGTAGGAGCAGACACACAG ATTGCTGATGGGGAAAGGTTACCTTTGGCTGTTAAGGAGCTGGGGACATGTGATCTCTACCCACAA AGCTTGAAACACAATCCAAATGGTCGGTTTGTTGTTGTTTGTGGAGATGGTGAGTATATTATATACACTGCTTTGGCATGGAGAAATAGATCGTTTGGCTCGGCATTGGAATTCGTCTGGTCTTCGGATGGGGAGTATGCTGTGAGAGAAAGTACATCAAAAATTAAGATTTTCAGCAAGAATTTCCAG GAAAAGAAGAGTATCCGGCCAACATTTTCGGCTGAACGAATATTTGGTGGCACTGTACTGGCAATGTGCTCAAATGATTTCATTTGCTTTTATGATTGGGCTGAATGCAGGTTGATTCGTCGGATTGATGTTAATGTGAAA AACCTCTATTGGGCTGATAGTGGTGATCTAGTGGTGATTGCAAGTGACACATCATTCTACATCTTGAAGTACAAC CGTGATGTTGTTGCATCATATCTTGACAGTAAAACGGCCGTTGATGAGCAAGGTGTTGAAGATGCCTTTGAGCTCCTCCATGAAATGAATGAGCGTGTGAGAACAGGGATCTGGGTTGGGGATTGTTTTATCTACAACAATTCTTCTTGGAGGCTTAACTATTGTGTTGGTGGAGAG GTGACTACAATGTCTCATTTGGACCGTCCTATGTACTTGTTGGGATATCTTGCCAGCCAAAGTAAGGTTTACTTGATAGACAAAGAGTTCAA TGTAATGGGATACACGCTACTGTTGAGCTTGATTGAGTACAAGACTCTTGTGATGCGTGGTGACTTGGATAGGGCCAATGAAGTTCTACCATCCATTCCTAAAGAGCATCACAACAG TGTGGCTCGATTCCTGGAATCACGAGGCATGATAGAGGATGCTCTTGAAGTAGCTACTGACCCTGACTATAGGTTCGATCTAGCCATGCAGCTTGGGAGATTAGAGGTTGCAAAG AGCATTGCCACGGAAGTGCACAGTGAGTCTAAATGGAAGCAGTTGGGAGAATTAGCCATGTCTACTGGAAAG TTAGAAATGGCTGAGGAGTGTCTAAAGCATGCAATGGATTTGAGTGGATTATTGCTGCTATATTCTTCTTTAGGAGATGCTGAAGGAATTTCAAAACTTGCATCTCTTGCTAAAGAGCAAGGGAAGAACAATGTTGCATTCCTTTGCTTATTTACACTGGGTAAACTTGAAGATTGCCTTCAACTGTTGATAGAAAG CAACCGGATTCCTGAGGCTGCTTTAATGGCTCGATCTTATCTCCCAAGCAAGGTGTCAGAGATAGTGGCAATTTGGCGAAAAGATCTGAACAAG GTTAGTCCAAAAGCTGCGGAATCATTGGCTGATCCTGAAGAGTATCCTAATTTGTTTGACGATTGGCAAGTTGCACTTGCTGTTGAATCCAAAGCAGCAGAAACAAG GGGCGTTTATCCTCCTGCAGAGGAGTACATCAACCATGCTGATAAATCACACATCCCTCTTGTTGAAGCTTTCAGAAACATGCAGATCGAAGAAGAGGAACAGCCTCTAGAGAATGGGGAATCCTACCATGAG TTGGCCGAACAAAACGAAGAGGAATATACAGAGGAACAAAATGCAGAGGAAGGAAGCCAAGAGGAAGTTGTAGTGGATGCAGATTCTACCGATGGTGCAGTCCTCGTTAATGGTACCGAGGCTAAGGAAGAGTATGAAACCCCATCAACATAA